From the Leptolyngbya sp. O-77 genome, one window contains:
- a CDS encoding response regulator transcription factor translates to MASAKILVVDDDRHIRTLVHRFLSTHSYQVESAEDGKGAMAIFEQFNPDLVILDVNLPDATGYTLCQEMQSRTGVFVLMLTSRADEADKIHGFSKGADDYLTKPFGLAELEVRVKAILKRQRPVTAAEQQCLTFNGLSIDPVRREVTLNNEMVPLTALEFDLLHFLASHPGRVWRRAELIQKVWDYEYVGDQRVVDVHIGQIRKKIEIDTQQPNLIQTVRGVGYKFEAPDTAGEEAAS, encoded by the coding sequence ATGGCTTCAGCCAAGATTCTTGTCGTTGACGATGACCGTCACATTCGTACGCTGGTGCATCGTTTTCTCTCCACCCACAGCTATCAGGTCGAATCCGCCGAAGATGGCAAAGGGGCAATGGCGATTTTTGAACAGTTCAATCCCGACCTGGTGATCTTGGATGTCAACCTGCCAGACGCAACAGGCTACACGCTTTGTCAGGAGATGCAGAGCCGGACGGGTGTGTTTGTGTTGATGCTGACGAGTCGCGCTGATGAGGCGGATAAAATCCACGGATTTTCTAAAGGCGCGGATGACTATCTCACCAAGCCGTTTGGTTTGGCGGAGCTAGAGGTGCGTGTAAAGGCGATTCTGAAACGACAGCGCCCGGTCACAGCGGCAGAGCAGCAGTGCCTCACGTTTAATGGGCTATCTATCGATCCAGTGCGGCGTGAAGTGACGCTCAACAACGAAATGGTGCCGCTGACGGCGCTGGAGTTTGATTTGCTGCATTTTTTAGCGAGTCATCCCGGTCGCGTATGGCGACGAGCGGAACTGATCCAAAAAGTGTGGGATTATGAGTATGTGGGTGATCAACGGGTGGTTGACGTTCACATCGGGCAAATCCGCAAGAAAATCGAAATTGACACTCAGCAACCCAATCTAATTCAAACTGTGCGTGGAGTGGGCTATAAGTTTGAGGCCCCTGACACCGCCGGGGAAGAGGCTGCTTCCTAG
- a CDS encoding PAS domain-containing protein translates to MPDYPEPRKPLPDGDVESPQADPGLTAPQQMHQQMHQQMADLLAENRRLRQELVERECSLRQRQQADATQQENQRFIQQILETTPNLLYLYAVDAQRVRFINRRVSEMLGYPAHQIYEMDLEALRSLVHPSDLPLLRSSIQELQQDSVGQGVEVTFRLRHAGGEWRWLQSRQTVFSRDEAGNLVQLLGTAQDITSRKQTQEALAQSEQRFRSLVSHLPGVVFRSRYDPQREAEFGWVIEFMSEAIADLTGYPAADFLNNQRRHYGSIVHPEDRDRLFQLVFNHAHAGQPYTLEYRLTHRDGSLRWIYEKTQVVEEAQGLVIEGVLLDITERHLAEAALERQLQKTLLLQKITEEIRQSLDPQQIFQTAATQAGQTFRVSRVLIHTYVAAPEPEIPIVATYLEPEYEFEHVMKSVPVTGNLHVQTMMAQDQAVASGDVLCEPLLSNLHPLLQALKIRSMLAVRTSYKGEPNGAICLHQCDRLRRWSEDEIDLLEAVAAQLGIALAQAQLLKQETQQRQELMLKNKALDQARRDAETANRAKSEFLATMSHEIRTPMNAVIGMSSLLLSTPLTPQQEEFAQTISSSGETLLKIINDILDFSKIESGRLELEQEAFSLRQCVECAIDLIMPKALEKDLGSVIN, encoded by the coding sequence ATGCCAGACTATCCGGAACCCAGGAAGCCGCTGCCAGATGGGGATGTAGAGTCTCCTCAAGCTGATCCGGGGCTAACCGCACCTCAGCAAATGCATCAGCAAATGCATCAGCAAATGGCAGATCTGCTGGCCGAGAACAGACGGCTGCGGCAAGAGCTAGTCGAGCGGGAGTGCAGTTTGCGGCAGCGTCAGCAGGCCGATGCCACCCAACAGGAGAATCAGCGGTTTATTCAGCAGATTTTGGAAACTACGCCCAATCTGCTCTATCTCTACGCAGTAGACGCGCAACGGGTTCGATTTATCAACCGCCGGGTTTCCGAGATGCTGGGCTACCCTGCCCATCAGATTTATGAAATGGATTTGGAAGCATTGCGATCGCTCGTCCATCCATCAGACTTGCCCTTGCTCCGCAGCAGCATCCAGGAATTGCAGCAAGATTCTGTTGGACAAGGCGTAGAGGTGACATTTCGGCTGCGTCATGCCGGTGGCGAGTGGCGCTGGCTGCAATCTCGCCAGACCGTCTTTAGCCGAGATGAAGCGGGTAACCTGGTGCAACTGCTGGGCACGGCGCAGGATATTACCAGCCGCAAACAGACTCAGGAAGCGCTCGCCCAGAGCGAACAGCGGTTTCGCTCCCTGGTTTCGCATTTGCCGGGAGTGGTGTTTCGCTCCCGCTATGACCCTCAGCGCGAGGCAGAGTTTGGCTGGGTCATTGAGTTTATGAGCGAGGCGATCGCCGACTTGACGGGCTACCCCGCAGCAGATTTTTTGAACAACCAGAGGCGGCACTATGGTAGCATCGTGCATCCCGAAGACCGCGATCGCCTGTTTCAACTTGTATTCAACCATGCTCATGCAGGCCAGCCCTACACCCTGGAATATCGGCTAACTCACCGAGACGGCAGCCTTCGCTGGATCTACGAAAAAACGCAGGTGGTTGAAGAGGCTCAGGGACTAGTCATAGAAGGCGTACTGTTGGACATTACTGAGCGCCACCTGGCCGAAGCCGCGCTGGAGCGACAGCTCCAAAAAACCCTCTTGCTCCAGAAAATTACCGAGGAAATCCGCCAAAGTCTCGATCCGCAGCAGATTTTCCAGACTGCTGCTACCCAGGCAGGACAGACGTTTCGCGTCAGCCGGGTGCTAATTCATACCTATGTGGCAGCGCCAGAGCCAGAAATTCCCATCGTGGCCACCTATCTAGAGCCAGAGTATGAGTTTGAGCATGTGATGAAATCTGTACCTGTTACAGGCAACCTCCACGTTCAAACCATGATGGCGCAGGATCAGGCAGTGGCTTCTGGGGATGTATTGTGTGAACCGCTGCTGAGCAATCTGCATCCGCTGCTGCAAGCGCTGAAGATCCGCTCCATGCTGGCAGTTCGCACCTCCTACAAAGGCGAACCCAACGGCGCGATTTGCCTGCATCAGTGCGATCGCCTGCGCCGCTGGAGCGAAGACGAAATCGACCTGCTGGAGGCAGTTGCAGCCCAACTGGGCATTGCCTTGGCCCAAGCCCAGTTGTTGAAACAGGAAACCCAGCAGCGCCAGGAACTAATGCTGAAAAACAAGGCGCTAGATCAGGCCCGGCGCGATGCCGAAACCGCAAACCGCGCCAAGAGTGAGTTTCTAGCCACCATGAGTCATGAGATTCGCACGCCAATGAATGCAGTCATTGGTATGTCGTCCCTGCTACTGAGTACGCCTCTCACGCCGCAGCAAGAGGAATTTGCCCAGACCATTAGCAGCAGCGGTGAGACGCTTCTGAAAATCATCAACGACATCCTGGATTTTTCCAAGATTGAATCGGGTAGGCTGGAGCTAGAGCAAGAAGCCTTCAGCCTACGCCAGTGTGTAGAGTGTGCCATTGACTTGATCATGCCAAAGGCGCTGGAAAAAGACCTAGGGAGTGTAATCAATTAA
- a CDS encoding IS5 family transposase (programmed frameshift) yields the protein MTTRRYALRDDQWERLQDLLPGRAGAVGVTAKDNRLFVEAVLYRYRAGIPWRDLPERFGHFRKVHTRFRRWAKTGVWQRVFQVLSKDADNEYALIDTTIVRAHQHSAGAKGGDANAQAIGRRKGGLSTKIHATVDALGNPTGFHLTPGQTCDLDGADVLLENIQADTVLADKGYDADQRVIERLQQQGKAAVIPPKRNRKTPRDYDKELYKARHLIENFFAKLKQYRAIATRYDKLAETFLSAIYMAAALIWLN from the exons ATGACAACCCGCCGCTACGCCCTGCGCGATGACCAATGGGAACGGCTCCAAGATTTGCTCCCTGGACGAGCAGGGGCGGTGGGAGTCACAGCAAAGGATAATCGTCTGTTTGTCGAGGCAGTGCTATATCGATATCGAGCCGGCATTCCCTGGCGAGACTTGCCAGAGCGGTTTGGTCATTTTCGCAAGGTTCACACCCGCTTTCGGCGCTGGGCAAAGACGGGCGTATGGCAACGGGTGTTTCAGGTGCTGTCTAAAGATGCAGACAACGAATACGCCCTGATCGACACCACGATTGTGCGTGCTCATCAGCATAGTGCTGGGGCAAAGG GGGGGGATGCCAATGCCCAAGCCATTGGTCGTCGTAAAGGGGGATTGAGCACCAAGATTCATGCGACTGTCGATGCACTGGGCAATCCGACAGGCTTTCACCTCACACCCGGGCAGACCTGTGACCTTGATGGGGCTGATGTGCTGCTAGAGAACATTCAAGCTGATACAGTCCTGGCTGACAAAGGATATGACGCAGACCAACGGGTGATTGAGCGACTCCAACAACAGGGCAAGGCTGCTGTGATTCCGCCCAAGCGAAACCGCAAGACACCGCGTGATTACGACAAGGAGCTATACAAAGCGCGGCATCTGATTGAGAACTTCTTTGCCAAACTCAAGCAGTATCGAGCGATTGCGACACGCTATGACAAGTTAGCCGAGACGTTTCTGAGTGCAATTTACATGGCGGCTGCCCTTATTTGGCTTAATTGA
- a CDS encoding response regulator → MGCLFEPEVPDLVIGDSTRVQQVLVNLLSNAVKFTPQGEVTVTVSARCIHLDTAPGDADQPTCTIRLAVRDTGIGVPADRLDRLFQPFLQGDSSINRTYGGTGLGLAISQRLAERMGGRLWLESEVGVGSTFYFSFATRASIRASVSVDHRSPFEGRSLLLVDSQTIHRENLVHQAEFLGLRVVAVGSSDAALYYLQQNAPQGDRPDLIVLEAHLSTDSGRALADEIAQLPGCETIPLVFLTRLDRSLQLVPCVRTHPTGAMAIPRLAKPVKQSQFYAMLSHYLDTPPFDTPPFAASAHSGDDSSTASATPNAASEPSLDRGPHSEKTDGLRILIAEDNLVNQKVLLRMLQQLGHNADVVSNGTEVVEAVLRQAYDVVLMDVQMPEVDGIMATRMLRDRLSSQELPYIVAVTANAMMGDREDCLIAGMDDYISKPIRLDQLSALLKKCPRRAIARPTPQSTPLDVRFINSFIADMGDQAAAIFTELIDCYLTEAPKMVASIQNAGAMLDTAAIMRTAHTLKSSSAVVGATRLSKLCRYLEDTAHQSSPNELNAQIDKLVAEYERVSAALRAERQRLTPG, encoded by the coding sequence GTGGGCTGCCTGTTTGAGCCGGAGGTGCCCGATCTGGTGATTGGTGACTCGACCCGTGTGCAGCAAGTGCTGGTCAACCTGCTCAGCAATGCGGTGAAGTTTACGCCCCAGGGTGAGGTGACGGTGACGGTCAGTGCCCGCTGCATCCACCTGGACACCGCACCTGGAGATGCTGACCAGCCGACCTGCACGATTCGGCTGGCGGTTAGGGATACGGGCATTGGCGTTCCTGCCGACCGGCTCGATCGTCTATTTCAGCCCTTTTTGCAGGGTGATTCTTCTATCAACCGCACCTACGGCGGAACGGGGCTGGGGTTGGCTATCAGCCAGCGGCTTGCAGAACGGATGGGCGGTCGGCTGTGGCTGGAGAGCGAAGTAGGCGTTGGCTCGACGTTTTATTTTTCGTTTGCCACCCGAGCCTCTATCAGGGCTAGCGTGTCGGTTGACCATCGCAGCCCGTTTGAGGGGCGATCGCTCTTATTGGTAGACAGCCAGACCATTCACCGCGAAAATTTAGTTCATCAGGCAGAGTTTTTAGGGCTGCGGGTCGTGGCGGTGGGCAGCAGCGATGCAGCGCTCTATTATCTCCAGCAAAATGCACCGCAGGGCGATCGCCCAGACCTGATTGTGTTAGAAGCCCATCTTTCTACCGATTCTGGCAGGGCGCTGGCCGATGAGATCGCACAACTGCCGGGCTGCGAAACCATTCCACTTGTATTCCTGACTCGTCTCGACCGTTCTCTTCAGTTGGTTCCCTGTGTCCGGACTCATCCCACCGGGGCAATGGCTATCCCCCGTTTGGCCAAGCCCGTTAAACAGTCTCAGTTTTATGCCATGTTGAGCCACTATCTTGACACTCCGCCCTTTGACACTCCGCCCTTCGCCGCCTCAGCACATTCTGGCGATGATTCCAGCACCGCCAGCGCAACACCAAATGCCGCGTCAGAACCGAGTCTGGATCGTGGCCCTCATTCAGAAAAAACAGATGGACTGCGAATTCTCATTGCAGAAGACAATCTGGTCAACCAGAAAGTGCTGCTGAGAATGCTTCAGCAGTTGGGCCATAACGCAGATGTGGTGTCTAACGGAACCGAAGTGGTCGAAGCTGTTTTACGCCAAGCCTACGATGTCGTGCTGATGGATGTGCAAATGCCGGAAGTGGATGGCATTATGGCAACCCGCATGTTGCGCGATCGCCTCTCATCGCAGGAGTTGCCCTACATTGTGGCAGTGACGGCGAATGCCATGATGGGCGATCGCGAAGATTGTCTGATTGCTGGCATGGACGACTACATCAGTAAGCCGATTCGGCTCGATCAGCTCTCAGCCCTGCTGAAGAAATGTCCGCGACGGGCGATCGCCCGGCCCACGCCCCAGTCCACTCCGCTGGATGTACGCTTTATCAACAGCTTCATCGCAGACATGGGCGATCAAGCCGCTGCCATCTTTACAGAACTGATCGACTGCTACCTCACCGAAGCGCCCAAGATGGTCGCCAGCATTCAAAACGCAGGGGCAATGCTCGACACTGCCGCCATCATGCGGACGGCCCATACCCTCAAGTCTAGCAGCGCCGTTGTCGGAGCCACCCGACTTTCAAAGCTATGTCGCTATCTAGAAGACACCGCTCACCAAAGCAGCCCCAATGAACTCAATGCTCAGATCGACAAGCTGGTTGCAGAATATGAGCGGGTCAGCGCGGCGCTGCGGGCAGAACGTCAACGCCTAACACCGGGCTAA
- a CDS encoding helix-turn-helix domain-containing protein, protein MASEEILRLARSGDPTVLTSLLNHVLKPYGVTATVVRHEIRLEIQLVASRPVEEPTVTQLVLQVIRQLNIPYIPTVAIAPAPASPQHSSPETMLSQDAQRNWTQPATHNSVAWRQDEDGISVSESIANPESIAEFTTEFTADVPPQPAALSPVPSPMSAIQTPDSQGHPDSSTDSVNLDESLNIFPPPGEPLFEEGVEVDLGASPAASPVAVPSAVPPDEENQSNLWQRPEAVIFVAYLIAVIIWQLYIDLTTDPANQKSGWTATALARRLGTSRTTLSRRKYQEDFSAWTQSLDPDGLAWMYVGPHFSPVLGVDVLPAAPR, encoded by the coding sequence ATGGCTTCTGAGGAAATCTTGCGATTAGCCCGATCTGGCGACCCAACCGTCTTAACCAGTCTGCTCAACCATGTGCTGAAACCTTACGGCGTGACGGCAACTGTGGTGCGGCACGAAATTCGGCTGGAGATTCAGCTTGTGGCATCGCGCCCTGTGGAGGAACCGACCGTGACTCAGTTGGTGCTTCAGGTGATCCGCCAGCTCAATATTCCCTACATCCCAACCGTGGCGATCGCCCCTGCACCGGCCTCGCCCCAGCATTCTTCGCCAGAAACCATGTTGTCTCAGGACGCGCAGAGAAATTGGACGCAACCTGCGACCCATAACTCGGTAGCATGGAGGCAAGATGAGGACGGAATATCTGTCTCTGAATCCATTGCTAATCCTGAATCCATTGCTGAATTCACGACTGAATTCACTGCTGATGTTCCGCCCCAGCCCGCCGCTCTTTCCCCAGTACCTTCCCCCATGTCTGCGATTCAAACGCCTGACTCTCAGGGGCATCCCGACTCTTCAACTGATTCCGTCAATCTGGATGAAAGCTTGAACATCTTTCCGCCGCCGGGTGAACCTCTATTTGAAGAGGGGGTTGAAGTAGACTTGGGTGCGTCCCCCGCTGCGTCCCCTGTGGCAGTGCCTTCAGCGGTGCCTCCAGATGAGGAGAATCAATCTAATTTGTGGCAGCGGCCGGAAGCAGTCATTTTCGTTGCCTATTTGATTGCGGTAATTATCTGGCAACTTTACATAGATTTGACGACTGATCCAGCGAACCAGAAATCGGGCTGGACGGCAACGGCGCTGGCCCGGCGACTTGGCACCAGTCGCACTACCCTCAGTCGTCGCAAGTATCAAGAAGACTTCTCTGCTTGGACGCAGAGCCTCGACCCCGACGGGCTGGCGTGGATGTACGTGGGCCCGCACTTTAGCCCGGTGTTAGGCGTTGACGTTCTGCCCGCAGCGCCGCGCTGA
- a CDS encoding TPR end-of-group domain-containing protein: MLIVALFVFVVWIASVCLHEFGHALVAYWGGDRSVKDKGYLTLNPLKYTDVGTSLVMPLIFLMLGGIPLPGAAVYIDSSKLRGRLWKSAVSLAGPLMTALVALVLATPFWLDWAPASPTGGWSLPGLLRSPLQFSWLWPALAFLVTLEVAGVLINLLPVPPLDGYGILEPWLPETLRHQVNRWSRYSMIALFGILWTVPAANRALWSVVDAIAMTLGVPSDLSWLGYSLFRQWGTILLLGALAVAAIVMRRSPQLQNSAQYWGGGLGKRDPSLDRFHASAQYLNYLVEQQRYDSAIALCDQAIKSAPHRYEPWQTKGNIFLKAERYAEALAAYDQAIALEPDFYGGYHGRALALKQLQQPQDALDSFDEALRRYEADPSLWSDRGSLLYELQRYEDTIDCYIHAIALEPDNALFHYNLACCHALLGRSETALDWLKQAIALNDLYRAIAKTDPDFNTLHQNPTFQALMLGT; this comes from the coding sequence ATGTTAATTGTCGCGCTATTCGTCTTTGTGGTGTGGATTGCGTCGGTGTGTCTGCATGAGTTTGGGCACGCGCTGGTGGCCTACTGGGGGGGCGATCGCTCGGTCAAAGACAAGGGCTATCTGACGCTCAACCCACTAAAGTATACCGACGTGGGCACCAGCTTGGTGATGCCGCTGATTTTTTTGATGCTGGGCGGCATTCCCCTCCCTGGCGCAGCGGTATATATCGACTCGTCCAAATTGCGGGGCCGGCTTTGGAAAAGTGCGGTATCGCTCGCGGGGCCGCTGATGACGGCGCTGGTAGCGCTGGTGCTGGCGACTCCATTTTGGCTGGACTGGGCACCCGCCAGCCCGACGGGTGGCTGGAGTCTGCCTGGCCTGCTGCGATCGCCCCTCCAATTCAGTTGGCTCTGGCCCGCTCTGGCGTTTTTGGTCACGCTAGAAGTTGCAGGGGTGCTGATCAACCTGCTGCCCGTACCGCCGCTGGATGGCTACGGCATTTTAGAACCCTGGCTGCCCGAAACCCTGCGTCACCAGGTCAATCGCTGGAGTCGATATAGCATGATTGCGCTGTTTGGGATTTTGTGGACCGTGCCAGCGGCAAACCGGGCGCTGTGGAGTGTTGTGGATGCGATCGCCATGACGCTCGGCGTGCCGTCGGATCTCTCCTGGCTGGGCTATTCGCTGTTTCGCCAGTGGGGCACGATTTTGCTGCTGGGGGCACTGGCTGTTGCTGCGATCGTCATGCGGCGATCGCCCCAGCTTCAAAATTCGGCTCAATATTGGGGCGGCGGCCTAGGAAAACGCGACCCCAGCCTGGATCGATTTCACGCCTCAGCCCAATATTTGAATTATTTGGTCGAGCAGCAGCGCTACGACTCGGCCATCGCCCTCTGCGACCAAGCTATCAAAAGTGCGCCCCACCGCTATGAACCGTGGCAGACCAAGGGCAATATCTTCCTAAAGGCAGAGCGCTACGCCGAAGCCCTCGCCGCCTACGACCAGGCGATCGCCCTAGAGCCGGACTTCTATGGCGGATACCACGGGCGGGCACTGGCCCTCAAACAGTTGCAACAGCCGCAAGACGCACTGGACTCTTTTGACGAAGCGCTGCGACGATACGAGGCTGACCCCAGCCTGTGGAGCGATCGCGGCTCTCTGCTCTACGAGCTTCAGCGCTATGAAGACACGATCGACTGCTATATTCACGCGATCGCCCTAGAGCCAGACAATGCCCTGTTTCACTACAATCTGGCCTGCTGCCATGCGCTGTTGGGACGCTCTGAAACGGCGTTGGACTGGTTAAAACAAGCGATCGCGCTGAATGACCTGTATCGGGCGATCGCCAAAACCGATCCCGACTTCAACACCCTCCACCAAAACCCAACCTTCCAAGCCCTGATGCTCGGCACCTAG
- a CDS encoding pre-peptidase C-terminal domain-containing protein, with amino-acid sequence MARDAGNTRRTARRINVGPNPRVFRDSLSSSDRNDFFRFVVRARSSFDGEVFNIPRNANFNFQLQNANGRVIARSTRPNRQPENINLNLDPGTYFARVFWRKGQGAYRMRLSLTPDTAGETLDTARDLGNLTSSTGVDEYIGRSDPADIYRFTIDERLTVGATLTPVSAGAEISLLDASGNVLTGTSGSGTEARSLQRVLDPGTYFVRATPVPGGDTRYNLTLNAGPAPDQGGNDFGSASAFPGFGFFPASIQEYVGNSDPVDYYTFTTTIAGDLKIDLTNLAPTANLDITLFDQFQQPLAVQGGAGPGGNEQIILNDALPGQYFVSVQTAGPGNNSTYRLTAVLTPEDKFGDDFADATSITDPLSPGILTPLSNDLGDPSIYQDFVGAGDVDVFRFTLTEPKNFFETRLKDFTGNIILQLFQAGNPTPLSGGSSALRGALGPGTYFLRVLAGSPTDASTYTLEAAFGERTSGIIVRDVNPGALDANANFLTDVNGVLFFAGTDGTPGAPVGLWRSEGTLNTTVKVGSFTSITGIANVNGTVYIAGSTVQTGNELWKWQPTGGPLGTLSLVADIAPGSGLSSSPTNLTAAGNNLFFLATPTGDIFAQQLYFTNGGAPVSLPNSGGSPRDLVYVQATDTIYYTADVQGVPGRLLFRVSNASTANPVAESLQTLGSGSSAFAPRFVRSLKVVGSDVFFVSSEAASTDNVELRRIAANGNVFTYDVDGDPSNGSLGSGDIDVAVVTSGGQSYAYFTAFDVGAVADQLLRVNLATSVIERVSTNISESFVASNLTVFNDKVYFVAETSSEGTELWVTDPAATLQVTALELVPGAGSSSPASLVVAGGTLYFTADDGTTGTELYRLNETTGLPELALDINPGPTSSNPDNLIAAGSLASGLGQLFFVADDGVNGREVWTV; translated from the coding sequence ATGGCAAGAGATGCAGGCAACACCCGGAGAACCGCTCGTCGAATTAACGTAGGGCCAAACCCCAGAGTCTTCCGAGATTCACTGAGCAGCAGCGATCGCAATGACTTCTTCCGCTTCGTGGTTCGAGCGCGAAGCAGCTTTGATGGCGAAGTCTTTAACATTCCCAGAAACGCCAACTTCAACTTTCAGCTTCAAAACGCCAACGGTCGAGTCATCGCCCGCTCAACCCGTCCCAATCGGCAGCCTGAAAACATCAACCTAAACCTCGATCCAGGCACCTACTTTGCCCGCGTCTTCTGGCGCAAGGGGCAGGGAGCCTATCGGATGCGCCTCAGCCTCACGCCCGATACAGCCGGAGAAACCCTGGACACCGCCCGCGACCTCGGCAACCTCACGAGTTCCACAGGCGTTGATGAATACATTGGACGCTCCGACCCTGCGGACATCTACCGCTTTACGATAGATGAGCGATTGACCGTCGGCGCAACCCTCACCCCCGTCAGCGCTGGGGCCGAAATTTCTCTGCTAGATGCCAGCGGCAACGTGCTTACGGGCACCTCTGGCAGCGGCACAGAAGCCCGCAGCCTCCAACGCGTGCTTGATCCAGGCACCTACTTTGTCCGAGCCACCCCCGTTCCAGGCGGTGACACCCGCTATAACCTGACGCTGAACGCCGGCCCCGCCCCCGACCAAGGCGGCAACGACTTTGGCAGCGCCTCGGCATTTCCTGGGTTTGGCTTCTTTCCAGCGTCGATTCAGGAGTATGTGGGCAACAGCGACCCGGTTGACTACTACACCTTTACAACGACCATTGCAGGCGATCTGAAGATCGACCTCACCAACCTTGCCCCGACCGCCAACCTCGACATTACCCTGTTTGACCAGTTTCAGCAGCCGCTTGCAGTTCAGGGCGGTGCTGGGCCCGGCGGCAACGAGCAGATTATCTTGAACGACGCTCTACCCGGTCAGTATTTTGTGTCGGTGCAGACCGCCGGGCCAGGCAATAACTCCACCTACAGGCTGACAGCCGTCCTCACGCCCGAAGACAAATTCGGCGACGACTTTGCGGATGCAACCTCCATTACCGACCCGCTCTCACCAGGCATCCTGACCCCGCTGAGTAATGACCTGGGAGATCCCAGCATCTATCAGGACTTTGTGGGGGCAGGCGATGTCGATGTGTTCCGGTTTACGCTGACTGAGCCAAAGAACTTCTTTGAGACCCGCCTCAAGGACTTTACCGGCAACATCATCTTGCAGCTTTTCCAGGCAGGAAACCCAACCCCGCTCTCCGGCGGCAGTTCGGCCCTGCGGGGGGCGCTTGGCCCAGGCACCTACTTCCTGCGCGTTTTGGCCGGTAGCCCCACCGATGCCTCGACCTACACCCTGGAGGCTGCCTTCGGCGAGCGTACGAGCGGTATTATCGTCCGCGACGTGAACCCAGGGGCGCTCGATGCCAATGCTAACTTCCTAACCGACGTGAATGGCGTGCTGTTCTTCGCGGGAACCGACGGGACTCCGGGCGCACCCGTCGGGCTATGGCGCAGTGAAGGCACGTTGAATACAACCGTCAAAGTTGGCTCGTTTACTAGCATTACTGGCATCGCAAACGTCAACGGTACAGTCTACATTGCAGGTAGCACAGTCCAGACAGGTAATGAATTGTGGAAGTGGCAGCCGACGGGCGGTCCGTTGGGTACGCTGTCGCTGGTGGCAGACATTGCTCCTGGTTCAGGGCTGTCGTCGTCTCCAACTAATCTGACCGCAGCTGGAAACAACCTCTTCTTCTTGGCGACTCCTACAGGTGACATCTTTGCTCAACAACTCTACTTCACCAATGGTGGTGCACCCGTGTCGCTTCCAAATTCAGGTGGCAGTCCTAGAGACTTGGTCTACGTACAGGCGACAGACACAATCTACTACACTGCGGATGTGCAAGGGGTTCCTGGCAGACTCTTGTTCCGTGTCAGCAATGCTTCGACGGCTAACCCTGTTGCAGAATCGCTTCAGACCTTGGGTAGTGGGTCTTCAGCTTTTGCCCCGCGCTTTGTACGCAGCCTGAAAGTAGTGGGCAGTGATGTATTCTTTGTTTCGAGTGAAGCTGCCAGCACTGATAACGTGGAACTGCGGAGGATTGCTGCGAATGGTAATGTATTTACGTATGACGTAGATGGTGATCCAAGCAATGGCTCGCTGGGTTCCGGAGACATAGATGTAGCAGTTGTAACATCTGGCGGGCAAAGCTACGCTTACTTCACTGCTTTTGATGTTGGTGCGGTTGCTGACCAGTTGCTCCGTGTGAACCTGGCTACTAGCGTTATTGAGCGAGTTTCAACCAACATTTCTGAGTCATTTGTTGCTAGCAACCTGACGGTGTTTAACGACAAGGTGTACTTCGTTGCAGAGACTTCCAGCGAAGGGACGGAACTGTGGGTGACTGACCCAGCAGCGACGTTACAGGTGACTGCGCTAGAGTTAGTTCCTGGAGCAGGTAGTTCGTCGCCTGCTAGCCTGGTAGTGGCTGGCGGTACGCTGTACTTTACGGCAGACGATGGCACGACGGGCACCGAACTCTATCGCCTGAACGAAACGACTGGCTTGCCAGAACTGGCGCTGGACATCAACCCTGGGCCTACATCGTCGAACCCCGACAACCTGATTGCAGCAGGAAGCTTGGCATCGGGTCTGGGGCAACTGTTCTTTGTGGCAGACGATGGCGTGAATGGACGGGAAGTGTGGACGGTGTAG